The following coding sequences lie in one Cotesia glomerata isolate CgM1 linkage group LG5, MPM_Cglom_v2.3, whole genome shotgun sequence genomic window:
- the LOC123266028 gene encoding uncharacterized protein LOC123266028: MRKQEYLDEMNTMVTDESTYIKTRVDPTSRLQTSANALIKKLEDKNFIDEIKGKQMRSYNALPPRLYGLRKTHKVGCKLRPVVSNIGSPVYEISRFVHKVLSPYVLSLKFNMKDSYQFVDRIKSIVVDNDYQLISLDVVSLFTNVKRSLIIKIIDDRWEDMKEFVDLDRDLFIDLVNFCFDSGYFLFQKNFYLQKEGCGMGSPASPSIAITAVDFVISKALENLDFEIPVLAAYVDDLFLVVPKNKVVTVLQVFNSVDADIQFTVENEVDGKLPFLDVLVCRTDSGELKTSWYQKPYSSERVLNFKSNHPLSQKLGVAQGFFNRAIRLSHESMVSISINKVRHLLLNNNYPRSVVDKCQKVTVDRVKNNLRNNAGLRGWSFCRFPFIMGLSPRIGFLFRPTNCKLVFYNVFRFKDLYSRLKEAVDKGERAFVGYKVPCTCGKVYIGQTKQKLKKRLYQHSVDCRPESLLKPNRTALADHHFDREHNFQFDATEILDYETHYFKRNVSEMFFIKVFDCVNYRSDTLSLSSSYCDIIESVKCLFR, from the coding sequence ATGCGGAAACAAGAATATTTGGATGAAATGAATACTATGGTCACAGATGAGAGCACTTACATCAAGACAAGAGTGGATCCCACTTCAAGATTACAAACGTCGGCGAAtgcgttaattaaaaaacttgaagATAAAAACTTTATTGATGAGATTAAAGGTAAACAAATGAGATCTTACAACGCTTTACCACCCAGGTTATACGGGTTAAGGAAAACGCATAAAGTTGGATGTAAATTGAGACCAGTAGTAAGTAACATTGGTTCTCCGGTCTATGAGATATCTAGATTTGTACATAAGGTCTTATCCCCGTATGTACTGAGTCTCAAGTTCAATATGAAGGATTCATATCAGTTTGTTGATAGGATCAAATCGATTGTCGTAGATAATGATTACCAGCTAATTTCCCTTGATGTTGTGTCATTGTTCACTAATGTCAAGAGAAGTTTAATTATCAAGATTATTGACGACCGATGGGAAGATATGAAGGAGTTTGTGGATTTGGATCGTGATCTATTTATTGATCTGGTGAACTTTTGTTTTGATTCcggatattttttgtttcaaaagaatttttaccTACAAAAAGAAGGATGTGGGATGGGCAGCCCGGCAAGTCCGTCAATAGCCATCACTGCAGTGGATTTTGTAATATCGAAAGCATTGGAGAATTTGGACTTTGAGATTCCAGTTTTAGCAGCGTATGTTGATGATCTTTTCTTAGTGGTTCCAAAGAATAAGGTGGTTACCGTCTTACAAGTTTTCAATTCAGTTGATGCTGACATTCAGTTCACAGTTGAGAATGAAGTTGATGGAAAACTTCCTTTTTTGGATGTCCTGGTATGCAGAACAGATTCAGGTGAACTCAAAACTTCTTGGTATCAAAAACCTTATAGTTCTGAGAGAGTGCTGAATTTTAAATCTAATCATCCTTTAAGCCAGAAGTTAGGTGTAGCACAAGGTTTTTTCAATAGAGCTATACGCCTAAGTCATGAGAGTATGGTTTCTATAAGTATAAACAAAGTTAGACACCTATTGCTGAATAACAACTATCCACGCTCAGTTGTGGATAAGTGTCAAAAAGTTACTGTTGACAGAGTCAAGAATAACTTGAGAAACAATGCTGGTCTTAGAGGGTGGTCGTTCTGCAGGTTTCCATTTATAATGGGTTTATCACCGAGAATTGGTTTTCTATTTAGACCGACCAATTGCAaattggtattttacaatgtCTTTAGGTTTAAAGATTTGTACAGCAGGTTAAAAGAGGCAGTTGATAAGGGGGAGAGAGCCTTTGTGGGGTATAAGGTACCTTGCACATGTGGAAAGGTTTACATTGGGCAAACGAAACAGAAATTAAAGAAGAGATTGTATCAACATTCTGTGGACTGCAGACCGGAAAGTTTGTTGAAACCGAACAGGACAGCTTTAGCAGATCATCACTTTGACAGGGAACATAATTTCCAGTTTGACGCTACAGAAATTTTGGATTATGAAACCCATTATTTTAAACGTAACGTCAGTGAAATGTTTTTCATTAAAGTGTTTGATTGCGTAAATTACAGGTCTGACACTCTGAGTTTGAGTTCTTCTTACTGTGACATTATTGAGTCggttaaatgtttatttagatAG